The Oncorhynchus clarkii lewisi isolate Uvic-CL-2024 chromosome 12, UVic_Ocla_1.0, whole genome shotgun sequence genome segment AATAATTGTGTTTTGTTGTTTAACCTCATTTATCCCTAACCTATGACTGTATCACACACAAGTAGGCCTACTTCGTGTTCCTATTGGTGGAGAGGTTCTAGAGCAGACACCACTGTGGTAAAGACATTCTGTATATTTCCTGTTATTTGAAGGCTCAGTTTAGTTGTGATGTGTAGGTCTTGTATTAGCAGGATGTCTGCATTCTCTCTGTGTTGTTCAATCTTCCTCTGCCTTCTTTGCTGCACCTTGGCTGAGAAAGGTGAGTGGTATTTATTGTAGTTTTCTATTGGGAGGTGGACATCCTTTTGAGTTCATGGAAAGGGGCGGTTTTTTGTACAGTCGACTCCTGATAAGCGCACTTTGAATAAGTACAATACAGTTTCCAGTCTCATTTCAATGACATGATTTTTAATAGCTTGCTCCTGATAACTGCATATCTGGCACAACAGTCCCAAGACATTGCCTTTTTCAGGAGTCCACTGTAATCTAGAGTCCACTGTAATCTAGAGTCCACTGTAATCTAGAGTCCACTGTAATCTAGAGTTGCAATATCATAGATATACAGATGCTGTTTTCAAGTCATTTACTTTTCAAGCGTAATATTCAAATGAGAGTAGTATATGGTTCCTTGTATTCATAATCCATTTCCAAAAATAGACCCAGACTTGTGTGAAACTAGTTTTGGGTAGTAAAGATCTCCTTAACTGGTTGGTATTGGCTTATCCTTAAAACAAAAGATCTGACAcatatgttgtgtgtgtttttcttcCATTCTCCCATCTGCTCATGAAAGGGAGCAAGGGACTGCTGGTCCGAAAGCAGGAGGGAGACACTATGACCATCCACTGCAGCACCTCTCTGCCAGACCAAGAAAACCTGGGTGTGTACATGCGCCTGACAAAAGAGATTCCAGTCCTCTACTTTCACCAGGAAACAAAAAAATTAACCCTCCACGAGAGGTTCAAACTCAGATTGACGACTAACGGAAGACTCAACAAAATGGACATCACCATCACAAACCTGACCATAGAAGACTCTGGGGCCTTCTGGTGTGTGTACGATGTTTATAAGAAAAACAAGATTGAGAAGACTGAGGGGGAAGGAGCTGTTTTGCTGGTGGTGAATGGTGAGTGTCTCAGCCAGTCCTGATTCGTTCCCTAACATTCCATTTGGCACTTACTGCACCCTTCAATGTTCAAGTTTTTGTGGTCATATGCTCaagcacagtgaaatgcttaacttgccAGCCTTACCCTACAGTGCAGCATTCAATATCAAAATAGTATAACTAATAAGCAATTAAATAGAAAACAACATGAGAAATAAGATAAGGAGCTGAATAAATGGATGTGAATGGTTATCAGTAATCCATGAACAGCAGTGTAGTGGTAGTGATACATCTAATACAATGGGGGAGCAGTAGTTATGAaccatttaacagtcttatggtcAGGGgacagaagctgtttaggagcctgtTGGTCTGAGCCTTTATGGACCGGTACCGTCTGCTGGACAGCAATTTTTCTGGCCTTTCACAGCCTGGCATGTATGTCCTGGATACAGATCTGTACGTTGGAAGCTGCTCCACTGGTTATACCTATCCAGATCCTACAGATCTGCAAATATTGAATGTTAATGGGGTCAAGAGGAGGGTTAGGGAATGATTCAGGACCATTGTCTTAATGTGATCTCTGAGCAGCACAGTCTCATAGGAACTAATCCTAATTTGAGCTACCTAACTTCTAAAAAAGTTCAGACTGGTCAGTTTGTTGAGTTTAATTGGACTGAACTGAATTAAAACGTGTGCTACCCTGGTGTGTTGCTGTGCCACAGATGAGGAGTGTGACCAGAATGACGCATCCTCAGGGCTAGGAATGTCCTGGTATCTAGTCCTGGTCTCAGCTGTCACTGCTGGCTCTGTGCTTCTCCTGAGTCTGCTCATCCTCTTCATCTGGGTCATCCCCAGGGTAAGTACTACAGTAAAGTGTGTGTGCCCACATGAAAAATACtgcagtttactatagaatactacagtagtgactatagaattctgtagtaaattgtagtatactgtacaatactatacactgtagtatccctcaatcatgtgtagtacttaatgttgtagtatactgcagtattataTGAAAAAAACCTGAGTAAATTCTACAGTATTGtccccaaaaacactacagtctgcaaaaacactagactTTAAtgatagtaaatactacagtatttaattggCATAACCCCTAACCATTCCCCTCCCCATATCCACATTTGTGCTAGGttagttcagagcttctgcttTTTTCTATATCttctcagaccccagtcctacctacctaactacaggttatggaaaatgttCTCTTTTAGTATTTCCccagtaggtttcctcaaggaaaaagcctccacttctatgtcaaagataataaaactaaaatactatagtaaatactacagtaatgtccgcaatggcacaacagtaaatactacagtatattacagtccgcaaaaacacgACAGTAAATACTACGGTATACAATCCGCAAGCacactgcagtaaatactacagtatactacagtaaatactacactCTGCAAAAACACTTAATTAAATACTTGATTATATAATACAGTTAATTTACATCATTATTTTTACTATAGTTAACTGCAGATACTAAAGTATAATACAGTAAATACTACTTTAGTACGCAGAAACACTactgtatatactacagtatattacagtccgcaaaaacactacagtaaatactatagtataaaatacagttttcttttactacagtatttatactatagttaactgtaaatactacagtaaatactactttactccacaaaaacactacagtgaataccaCAGTATTTATatcatagtatactatagtattttttgtgtgtgtgtgtgtgtaggtgttgaAGCTTGTGAATCTGCGTGTAGGTGTTTAAGCTTGTGAATCTGTGTGTAGGTGTTTAAACTTGTGAATCTGTGTGTagatgtttgagtgtgtgtgtcggGTGGCAAGATTGCCACCTCAGCACTGTCTCCACTGACCTGTCTTTGGTAGGGAAATGCACAGTTTTTAACTTCAGCCTTTTGCTTTGACTGATGGAATCTGTTGGGGAAGTTCTATTATCAGTACTGTCACAACATATTTGACAGGATATAGCTCCGTATACTAGACATGTTCAGTGGTATTGTTTGATTTCATCTACATTGATCGTATTTCATGAGTTATGACCTGCTTCTGGGGAATTGCGCAAATTCTGCCCCTGCATATTCCGTCTCATCTATctcgcgtgtgcgtgtgtgtgtgtgtgtgtgtgcgtgtgtgtgtgtatagtatacATGCACATTTTTGACATTTGCAATGTGTTGATGATAATGTTAGTTCAATTAATTTCAATTCCATACACAAGGTATTTACTGAAACACACGACCCcttctgatcccccccccccttctaaagACACGGCGACAGgaagcctagaggttaagagcgttgagccagtaacagAAAAGGCGCTGGTTAGAATCCCCGAGCACACTTGGTGAAAAATGTGTTGCTGTgcttttgagcaaggcacttaaccctaattgctcctgtaagtcgctctggataagagtgtcagtTAAATGTTAATAACATAGCGTACTAATAGTACCTTTTCTGACCAAGATCTCTTGTCTTCCCAGTTAAAGGCATGGCGTGCAACGATTAGACCAACACAGAGCAAGAGTAGCGATGTCTATGAAGACATGCGCACCACCATTAGACGTGCACACCCCCCCCAGATGGGTTATTAGTGATGTTGCACGGCAGCCATCTTTACTTTGGGCACTAACCTAAGACAGGTTGCTACGGGTGTTGCACAGCAGCCATCTTTACTTTGGGCACGACCTTCGGACAGCTTGTTACTGATGATGTACGGCAGCCATCTTTAATTTGGGTCCAAATGGAAGCTCATGTCAGCTGACTAAGAGACAATTATGTAAACATACTGTAATACATGATGTCAACGAAGGACTTTGAAAGATATATTCTCAGGTTGTGTTAAGTAGCAAGGGTTTGCATCAATGATGTACTCTTATGTCAGTCATTCAACCTCAAGGTAAGctacctatatactgtagctacttaagtacacagcattgtatgtgACTGACATCACACATTGTAAATGGTTTTTCATACAGAGGTTTGTTATAGTCCTTGACCCTGACGTATCAGGGAGAATTTGAGTCTTGTAATTACAACCACAATTTAACTTGAAAATAGCACTGATTGCTGTGCATTGAATTTCATTGTCTTTAGCTGTACATTCTATTTTTCTTTATAGATtgacaatatatatttttgaacaaCTTTTAAATGTTGAATTGATTCTCtattgtatatattgtttttacaTATTTGATGGCATTGGGCCTATGCCTATTTTTCAGGCGCCAGGCAACTTTTACTGCTATTTTATTGTAATACTTTTGCATTCTTAAGTTCCTGTACTGATCATGTTGTTCCTGTAATGATAGTCTATTTTTTATAATAAATGAGTCATAAGACTTCCAGTTCCGTTTCTGTGGTCATTGTGCCATCTCATGTTTTTCACAACAGTTTTGTGATGTTTTTATTTGAAGAACCCACATCAGCAGGGCTCGTCTCTCTAAAGGAAAACTagtgtattttttatatttgcTGGACAGGCTGGGGTTGGTCGGTCCTGCTGTCACCTTACAGCACTTACTGTATGGCCCACTAACTAGCTGGGATCCAATCACAGGTCTACTGTGTTCCCCTTCCatttactcctgtctctctcattaAATCACCTGCTGTCACCTTACAGCACTTACTGTATGGCCCACTAACTAGCTGGGATCCAATCACAGGTCTACTGTGTTCCCCTTCCatttactcctgtctctctcattaAATCACCTGCTGTCACCTTACAGCACTTACTGTATGGCCCACTAACTAGCTGGGATCCAATCACAGGTCTACTGCTTTACTGAATACTGTGTTCCCCTTCCatttactcctgtctctctcattaAATCACACAAATATGAAAAGGAGTGGAAACACACTCTCCTTAAAAAAACAGTATTCTGAAAGCCTGAAGGACTATCAGTTAATAAGTCCACCTACTGACTCATTAATACAAGTGTTATACTGCATTCCGATTACACTAATGTGTGTTATTGCAGAATCATTTTCCAGTGGAGTGTCATTCTACAACAACTTAATAGCTGTGTTCAGGGTTTCCAATAGAGCAGTGGTCCTCGACCCCTGGTCTGTGGACCACCACTGTTCCCTGAGATGTTAGTGACTGGTCCCTCAGATGGTTGGCTGACACAAATTAAGTTTGACCTAGTTTGTGTTAATCAAAGCATTTTTGGATGGGGAGAGGAGCCATTGCTTGCTCAGTCTCTGAGGCAAAAAGGTTCAGAATCGTTACATCTAGAGATTCGTTATATCTAAAGCCTTGCAAGGCAGTCTTTCCATCAGTCAAAAGGCAAGGGCCTAAATGTCACACTGTTTGTCACTAAAGCATGCACAACACCAGACCACAGTGGAGGTGCATGTTGTTTTCATTGCACACATCACTTACGTGTGGTGAAAGTTTGGTTAAAGCTGTGACTTTCTTCTCCCGCTGTGGACCCGGGTATTTTTATATAGTGCAGCAAGGGTACAGTGTAtgtacagaggtgtgtgtgtctttgtgtgatggtagtgttgtgtttgtgtgtgtgtgtgtgtgtgtgtgcctttgtgtgatggtagtggtatgggtgtgtttgtgtgtgtgtatgtgtgtgtgtgtgtgtgtgtctttgtgtgatggtagtggtatgtgtgtgtgtgtgtttgtgtggtggtatgtgtgtgtgtgtgtctttgtgtgatggtagtggtatgggtgtgtttgtgtgtgtgtgtgtgtctttgtgtgatggtagtggtatgtgtgtgtgtgtttgtgtggtggtatgtgtgtgtgtgtgtgtgtgtctttgtgtgatggtagtggtatgtgtgtgtgtctttgtgtgatggtagtggtgtgtgtgtgtgtgtctttgtgtgatgctagtgatatgtgtgtgtttgtgtgcgcattGAGATGGCATAGAGACGAGACTAAGACTTCCTGTCTTTGTGCACGTGTGTTGGTGCAGCGGGTGGTCGAAACTGCAAGCAGAGAGGAAGTCAAGACCCCCGTTTACAGGAATACAACATGGGTTACGCTTACTTACCCACACAACCATGATGTTGACTAGCTTGATTAAAGGTCAATAGTCATAACCTTCACCACAAACTGGCCAAGTAGTTTTCACTCAGTCCCTGTTGATGTTTACAGTGATTTCAATCCATCACATTTCTCAGGACATTTTCACATACTTCAATTTCTGAAAAAACAAACATACTTTATGTTATGTGTTACACTCACAGCCAGTCATTTCCTGTTTAGCTGTAACATTGCTGATTCTGAAGTATGGGCCTGTACGTCAATTCAAAAGAAGTTCCATATGACTTCAATCACTTTCTGCCTGCACTCCTTTCATTTGAACACAACTTTCCATGTTTGCCCATAGAGTAAGGGCTCAGAAAgggactttttggacctgaatgccaaaacattaaaagttgacccattttgcattcCCACAccctaccatgagacatccatgtcttcatcactgaacGGTTGAGTTTgacatcatttgaaagcttacGAACAGGCTTGTCAAACTGTAAAAAAATGGGTCTACTTTGAGCACCTCTATcatgaatgttttggcattcaggtccaaactGTCCCATTCTGACCACTTCCACCATGGCCAAACATGTATGAAACGTTGTGTTCAAAGGGGTGCAGACAGAAAGGGATTGAAATCATATGGAACGACCCAGAAGACATTCTCAGGAGGACAAAACACGGGTGTGCGAGATACTGTGAAATAAGAACGTGCTTTGTTGAGAGATTGTCACAGCTCATCGTGGAAACGTTGTTTCAACGAGGCTGCAGCACCCACAACATTTCACCTACTTTCTTGTGATGTCTCATAGAACCTTAACCCTGGACTGATGGAAGAAAAGTCCCAAAGATTCCTCAATGTAAAGTACTCTACATTATTATTACACTGTAGTTGTCCTCCAATGAGTCAAGATGACCTTCAATGATACCTTCCGATATCTGGTCTGGGTCTCAACATGGCCATTATGTAATGTTTTTCTCCTTTCTCCTGTCCATTGGCTCTCTTGGGGTCCA includes the following:
- the LOC139421565 gene encoding uncharacterized protein isoform X1 translates to MCRSCISRMSAFSLCCSIFLCLLCCTLAEKGSKGLLVRKQEGDTMTIHCSTSLPDQENLGVYMRLTKEIPVLYFHQETKKLTLHERFKLRLTTNGRLNKMDITITNLTIEDSGAFWCVYDVYKKNKIEKTEGEGAVLLVVNDEECDQNDASSGLGMSWYLVLVSAVTAGSVLLLSLLILFIWVIPRLKAWRATIRPTQSKSSDVYEDMRTTIRRAHPPQMGY
- the LOC139421565 gene encoding uncharacterized protein isoform X2, yielding MTETCPWNSTLLCKGLLVRKQEGDTMTIHCSTSLPDQENLGVYMRLTKEIPVLYFHQETKKLTLHERFKLRLTTNGRLNKMDITITNLTIEDSGAFWCVYDVYKKNKIEKTEGEGAVLLVVNDEECDQNDASSGLGMSWYLVLVSAVTAGSVLLLSLLILFIWVIPRLKAWRATIRPTQSKSSDVYEDMRTTIRRAHPPQMGY
- the LOC139421565 gene encoding uncharacterized protein isoform X3, with product MTIHCSTSLPDQENLGVYMRLTKEIPVLYFHQETKKLTLHERFKLRLTTNGRLNKMDITITNLTIEDSGAFWCVYDVYKKNKIEKTEGEGAVLLVVNDEECDQNDASSGLGMSWYLVLVSAVTAGSVLLLSLLILFIWVIPRLKAWRATIRPTQSKSSDVYEDMRTTIRRAHPPQMGY